The following are encoded together in the Vigna angularis cultivar LongXiaoDou No.4 chromosome 9, ASM1680809v1, whole genome shotgun sequence genome:
- the LOC108346257 gene encoding hydroquinone glucosyltransferase: MESSPRTTTHIALVSVPAFSHQVSILEFAKRLLHLHADTFHVTCIIPTLSSSPSKHSIFFDSLPHNIHCIFLPSVNFHDLNNNGVSVEVQTQLSASRAMSSVRETLVSLSKTTDISALVADAMAPEALEFGKELHILSYIYFPCSTMVLSVCFHSQNLDEEVSCEYKDHPGLIHLPGCIPISGRDLPDSMQDRGSLAYKLFLQRCQRYLNGHDGILVNSFMEFEEEATKAISQHGNGGDYPPVYSVGPITQSGPSGSKSRCECLLWLDKQEPNSVLYVSFGSGGTLSQEQIDELALGLELSKQKFLWVNLRAPNDRASATYFSEGGLVDDDPLHFLPKGFLERTKEQGLVMCGWAPQVEVLGHRSIGAFLSHCGWNSVLESVVHGVPMIAWPLFAEQRSNAALVSDGLKVALRPKMKNPSGINGVVVKEEIVKLIKGVMEGLEGEEIRRKVKELKKLANCAMMGDGSSTRTIANLANKWKRLGKSL, translated from the coding sequence ATGGAGTCATCACCAAGAACAACAACCCACATAGCCCTTGTCTCAGTCCCTGCTTTCAGCCACCAAGTTTCAATCCTCGAGTTCGCAAAACGACTCCTCCATCTCCACGCCGACACCTTCCACGTTACATGCATCATTCCCACACTCTCTTCTTCACCTTCAAAGCACTCCATCTTCTTCGATTCCCTCCCTCACAACATTCACTGCATCTTCCTCCCCTCCGTCAACTTCCATGACCTAAACAACAATGGCGTCTCCGTCGAAGTCCAGACTCAGCTCTCCGCCTCTCGAGCCATGTCCTCCGTCAGAGAAACCCTAGTTTCACTCTCCAAAACCACCGATATTTCTGCTCTCGTTGCCGATGCCATGGCCCCGGAGGCTCTGGAGTTTGGTAAGGAACTCCACATCTTGTCCTACATATACTTCCCTTGCTCCACCATGGTGCTGTCCGTTTGCTTTCATTCTCAAAACCTCGACGAAGAGGTTTCGTGTGAGTACAAGGATCACCCAGGTTTGATACACCTTCCTGGTTGCATCCCTATCTCTGGCAGAGATCTTCCTGACAGCATGCAAGATAGAGGAAGTTTGGCATACAAGCTTTTCCTTCAACGATGCCAAAGATACCTTAATGGTCATGATGGTATATTGGTGAACAGCTTCATGGAATTTGAAGAAGAAGCAACAAAAGCAATATCACAACATGGTAATGGTGGTGATTACCCTCCTGTGTATTCAGTTGGCCCCATCACACAAAGTGGTCCAAGTGGTTCAAAAAGTAGGTGTGAGTGTTTATTGTGGTTGGATAAACAAGAACCTAATTCAGTTCTTTACGTGTCTTTTGGGAGTGGTGGCACACTTTCCCAAGAGCAGATCGATGAACTAGCATTAGGGTTGGAGCTGAGTAAGCAGAAGTTTCTGTGGGTCAATCTGAGAGCACCAAATGATAGGGCAAGTGCTACTTATTTCAGTGAGGGGGGTTTAGTGGATGATGATCCTTTGCATTTTTTGCCAAAGGGGTTCCTAGAGAGAACCAAGGAGCAGGGTTTGGTCATGTGTGGGTGGGCCCCACAAGTGGAAGTGCTTGGACACAGGTCAATCGGTGCATTTTTGAGTCATTGTGGTTGGAACTCAGTTTTGGAGAGTGTTGTGCATGGAGTGCCAATGATAGCATGGCCTTTGTTTGCTGAACAAAGAAGCAATGCAGCTTTGGTGAGTGATGGATTGAAAGTTGCTTTGAGGCCAAAGATGAAGAACCCTAGTGGGATCAATGgtgtggtggtgaaggaggagatTGTTAAGCTCATAAAGGGTGTGATGGAGGGTTTGGAGGGTGAAGAAATCCGTAGGAAAGTGAAGGAACTGAAGAAGCTTGCTAACTGCGCAATGATGGGAGATGGGTCCTCTACAAGGACTATAGCAAATTTGGCAAACAAGTGGAAACGTTTGGGAAAATCACTGTAG